The nucleotide window GGAGCTCGTGGGTGACGACGACGACGGTCGTCTCCGTGGCTGCGAGGTCGCGGACGTGTCCCAGCACGGCCTCGCGTGCGGGGGCGTCCAGCCCGACGAACGGCTCGTCTAAGATCAGGTGGTCCGGCTCCATCGCCAGGACGCCGGCGAGCGCCACCCGGGCGCGCTCGCCGCCCGAGAGCTCCGTCACCCGTTCCGTGCGGCGGTCGGTCATCCCGACCGTCTCCAGCGCCGTCGTCACGCGGGCGTCGACCGCCTCGGGGGTGAGGCCGAGATTCTCCGGGCCGAACGCCACGTCGGCACCGACGGTGGCGGCGACGAGTTGGTCGCGGGGGTTCTGGAACACGACACCGACGGCCGTCCGGACGGCCGTCGGCTCCTCTGTCGGGTCGTGGCCGTCGACGACGACGCGGCCGGCGTCCGGCGTCTCCAGCCCGACGAACAGTCGGACGAGAGTAGACTTCCCGGAGCCGTTCGGCCCGGCCAGCAGCCGGAACTGTCCGTCCGGGACGGACAACGACAGCCCGTCCAAGACGGGCTCGGTGTCGCCGTCTCGATCACCGTCCGGCGGCGCCAACAGGGAGCCGCCGTCGTAGCCGAACACGACGCCGTCGGCGCGCAACACGGCTCAGGCGGCCGCGATGGTGTCGCTGCGGACGATCCCGACGGCGGCGACGATCTTGACGGCCTCCATCGGCAGGAAGGCGACGACGCCGGCGGAGAAAGCGCCCGCGAGCCCGTAGTCGCCGAACAGCATCAGCCCGGCGACGCCGCCCCCGTAGACGACCGCGGTCGCCGCCAGCATCCCGGCGACGAGTGTCGTCGTGGACGCACGCCGGAAGTCACGCAGCCGCGGGCCGCGGTGGACGACGGCACCGACGGCGGCGGCCGCGAACGGGTACGCCAGGAGGTACCCCCCGGTCGGACCCAGCAACGCGCCGAGTCCGGCGGAGCCGCCCGCGAACACCGGAACGCCGACCACGCCCGCCAGGAGGTAGACGGAGAGCGAGAACCCACCCCACAGCGGCCCGAGCATGATCCCGGCGAGGAACACGCCGAGCACCTGGAGCGTGACCGGGATCCCGGGAGCCAACGGGTTCGGGAAGGAGACGTACGCGAACCCGCCCATCAGCGCGGCGAACAGTGCCGTTCGGGCGAGGTTGGCGACCACCTCGTCCCCGACTGGATCGACCGACTCGTGCTCTGTCGACATACTGGGTCGTCCGCAGGAGCACCGATTAACGTTACGGAACGTCGAGTGGTTCGACAGCCGTCGTGACTCGGGCGAGATTCGCGCCGATCGGGGGTGGCCCAAGCTTGAAGAGGTGAGGGTGTGCCGAGAGGAACGTGAATCCACAAGAGGCCTCGCGGGTCGCCGGGAGCGTGTTAGACGAGGTGGGCGGTGCGGTGATCGCACGGCGGCGGTTCCTGGCGACGGTGTTGACGGGCGTGGTCGCGGGCGGGCACGTTCTGTTGGAGGACGTCCCCGGCACCGGAAAGACGCTGACGGCGCGCAGCCTCGCGGGTGCGCTCGGGCTGTCGTTCAAACGCATCCAGTTCACCCCGGATCTGTTGCCGGGGGACATCACCGGGTCGAACGTGTACGACGAGGCCACCGGGGGGTTCGACTTCGCTCCCGGGCCCATCTTCGCCAACATCGTCTTAGCCGACGAGATCAACCGCGCGCCGCCGAAG belongs to Halobaculum sp. MBLA0143 and includes:
- a CDS encoding energy-coupling factor ABC transporter ATP-binding protein; translation: MLAPPDGDRDGDTEPVLDGLSLSVPDGQFRLLAGPNGSGKSTLVRLFVGLETPDAGRVVVDGHDPTEEPTAVRTAVGVVFQNPRDQLVAATVGADVAFGPENLGLTPEAVDARVTTALETVGMTDRRTERVTELSGGERARVALAGVLAMEPDHLILDEPFVGLDAPAREAVLGHVRDLAATETTVVVVTHELRGLLSAVDCVTVLADGRVAASGPPAAVRDRLPELGVAVPEP
- a CDS encoding biotin transporter BioY, yielding MSTEHESVDPVGDEVVANLARTALFAALMGGFAYVSFPNPLAPGIPVTLQVLGVFLAGIMLGPLWGGFSLSVYLLAGVVGVPVFAGGSAGLGALLGPTGGYLLAYPFAAAAVGAVVHRGPRLRDFRRASTTTLVAGMLAATAVVYGGGVAGLMLFGDYGLAGAFSAGVVAFLPMEAVKIVAAVGIVRSDTIAAA